The following proteins come from a genomic window of Nycticebus coucang isolate mNycCou1 chromosome 11, mNycCou1.pri, whole genome shotgun sequence:
- the LOC128560285 gene encoding nuclear nucleic acid-binding protein C1D-like — protein sequence MKSCFFWGREVEGRELVLMAGEEINEAYPVKIHEYLSIFENSIGAVDEMLKTMMSVSRNELLQKLDPLEQAKVDLVSAYTLNSMFWVYLATQGVNPKEHPVKQELERIRVYMNRVKEITDKKKAGKLDRGAASRFVRMASGNRNQKMY from the coding sequence atgaaatcctgtttTTTCTGGGGGAGAGAAGTCGAAGGCCGAGAGTTGGTCCTAATGGCAGGTGAAGAAATTAATGAAGCCTATCCAGTaaaaattcatgaatatttatcAATATTTGAGAATTCCATTGGTGCTGTGGATGAGATGCTGAAGACTATGATGTCTGTTTCTAGAAATGAGTTGTTGCAGAAGTTGGACCCACTTGAACAAGCAAAAGTGGATTTAGTTTCTGCCTACACATTAAATTCAATGTTTTGGGTTTACTTAGCAACTCAAGGAGTTAATCCTAAGGAACATCCAGTAAAGCAGGAATTGGAAAGAATCAGAGTGTATATGAACAGAGTCAAGGAAATAACAGATAAGAAAAAGGCTGGCAAACTGGACAGAGGTGCAGCTTCAAGATTTGTAAGAATGGCCTCTGGGAACCGAAACCAAAAAATGTATTGA